One genomic segment of Amycolatopsis sp. WQ 127309 includes these proteins:
- the manA gene encoding mannose-6-phosphate isomerase, class I — MELLRNAVRPYAWGSRTAIPELLGRPIPAPHPEAELWMGAHPGDPSHVIGPDGTERNLLELVEADPLNQLGERCATRWGGRLPFLLKILAAEEPLSMQAHPSAAQAAEGHAREERLGIPRDAPNRNYPDPTAKPELVCALTEFHALAGFREPGRTVKLLKAIETPGLAKYTGLLEAQPDPSGLRALFTTWITLPQSSLDALLPEVLDACVRHLREHGEFTAECRTILELGETHPRDAGVLAALLLNRLTLRAGEAIYLPAGNLHLYLHGTAVEILANSDNILRCGLTPKHVDVPELLRVVDFACGEMPVQCGDGADRLAVYRTDAPEFELSRVEWSPGQDDELTVDSIGPQILLCTAGDLLVTADDGEKVELRRGQSVWLPAADPPVRIRPLDGTGAQLFRATAGNCED; from the coding sequence GTGGAGCTGCTGCGCAACGCGGTGCGGCCCTACGCCTGGGGATCGCGGACGGCGATCCCCGAGCTGCTGGGCCGCCCGATCCCCGCGCCGCACCCCGAGGCCGAGCTGTGGATGGGTGCCCACCCGGGTGACCCGTCGCACGTCATCGGTCCCGACGGGACCGAGCGGAACCTGCTGGAGCTGGTCGAAGCCGACCCGCTGAACCAGCTCGGCGAGCGCTGCGCGACGCGGTGGGGCGGGCGGCTGCCGTTCCTGCTGAAGATCCTCGCCGCGGAGGAGCCGCTGTCGATGCAGGCGCACCCGTCGGCGGCGCAGGCCGCGGAGGGGCACGCCCGCGAGGAGAGGCTGGGCATCCCGCGGGACGCGCCGAACCGCAACTACCCGGACCCGACGGCGAAGCCGGAGCTGGTCTGCGCGCTGACGGAGTTCCACGCGCTGGCCGGGTTCCGCGAGCCGGGGCGCACGGTCAAGCTGCTGAAGGCGATCGAGACGCCGGGGCTGGCGAAGTACACCGGCCTGCTCGAGGCGCAGCCGGACCCGTCGGGCCTGCGGGCGCTGTTCACGACGTGGATCACGCTGCCGCAGTCGTCGCTCGACGCGCTGCTGCCGGAGGTGCTCGACGCGTGCGTCCGGCACCTCAGGGAGCACGGCGAGTTCACGGCCGAGTGCCGGACGATCCTGGAGCTGGGCGAGACGCACCCGCGGGACGCGGGCGTGCTGGCGGCGTTGCTGCTGAACCGCCTGACGCTGCGCGCCGGCGAGGCGATCTACCTGCCGGCCGGCAACCTGCACCTGTACCTGCACGGCACGGCCGTGGAGATCCTGGCGAACTCGGACAACATCCTCCGCTGCGGTTTGACGCCGAAGCACGTGGACGTCCCGGAGCTGCTGCGGGTGGTCGACTTCGCCTGCGGCGAGATGCCGGTCCAATGCGGCGACGGCGCCGACCGCCTGGCGGTCTACCGCACGGACGCGCCGGAGTTCGAGCTGTCGCGCGTCGAGTGGTCTCCGGGTCAGGACGACGAGCTGACGGTCGACAGCATCGGCCCGCAGATCCTGCTGTGCACGGCAGGTGACCTCCTGGTGACAGCGGACGACGGCGAGAAGGTGGAGCTGCGCCGAGGCCAGTCGGTCTGGCTGCCGGCTGCGGACCCACCGGTGCGGATCCGACCGCTCGACGGGACGGGCGCCCAGCTGTTCCGCGCGACGGCGGGAAACTGCGAGGACTGA